CACAGACTCCATATACAGACAGGCATATCTCTATTCCTTTTTCTTTCATCACCTCTTCACACTCTATTGAGGACTGTTTGTTCTCTCATGATGGGGACTGTAAAAGAACctgatttacattttataaGACAGCCATACAAGTCAACCATAAAGACGATTAGCTCTACAGAAATGAGGACCTGGCTATATATTGTTCTGGGAATATGTGATAAGGTTTTTGCACATTATTTGCCTGAACCATCATGTCTTTCCCTTTTTTAATGATTACTCCTTCCAAAGAAAACTGCTGGTTAATAAAAGAGATAATATTACTTTTACAATTACTATAACAGGTGCtgtagtaatttatagtaaatactatagtgtttttgaaccatactatagtaaattgtagtatactgtatttacaacactttgttaatgaatgctactgtagtattaactatagtgaactgataatctgaaataaatactgttgtatactttagttttttgcTACAGTAAACTAGTTTAATGTAGTTTAACATACCCTATAGTTGTTGAAAaagtacagtattgggtaaagtcaatatattacaaatatatatatattatattataaaaaattatattataaagttTATATTACTCTAGTTGTTACATTACCACAGCAattatagaattaccacaacaaattaattcaagtaggCCTACTTTACTGTAGTacagttcaaaaacactatagcaTTTCTTACTATAAATTACTTTAGTATTTTAGAGCTAAGGAAGTAATTTTAATGATATTTACCCATCCTTAGAACGTCTTAGATATAGATTTAATATTGATCACAATAGCTGTACTTTTTGTGATTCTGAAATTGAAAAAAcagtacatttgttttttgactGTTTAGAGAGGTTTGGCCTGATAAATAAAAGAGTggcttaaatttacaattaatttgatttcttcattttctaaaaatgatAACTTTTGGTATATTAATTGAAGATGTATACATTCAATTCAGTATCAGTACACTTTCCACCATTTGTAACAGTTGTGTTTTAGCCCCTCAGTTGTTATCAATGTGAAAATATGGATCTTAAAAATCATATAGTCACTGCTGAAAAGGGTTAAAATATGCAGAATATGCTGGAAAATCAAAGAATgtgctggacctgaaggattttTTTGAAGAACTGTGGGCAGAACAGGACAAACATGGGACTCATCATATAAAACATCATGAAAACAGTCGTAATGACTCAGTACTGAAAATCAATTAagtgtatgtaaacttttgaactgcTTCATTTGTCTAAATGCAGATATTATTACAAACCAATTCCAAAAAATTTGGGACATTGtataaattgtaaataaaaacagaatgcaatgatgtggaagtttcaaatttcaatattttattcagaatacaacatagatgacatatcaaatgtttaaactgagaaaatgtatcattttaagggaaaaataagttgattttaaatttcatggcatcaacacatctcaaaaaagttgggacaaggccatgtttaccactgtgtggcatcccctcttctttttataataccctgcaaacgtctggggactgaggagacaagttgctcaaatttaggaataggaatgttgtcccatttttgtctaatacaggcttctagttgctcaactgtctaaggtcttctttgtcgcatcttcctctttatgatgcgctaaatgttttctatgggtgaaagatctggactgcaggctggccatttcagtacccggatccttcttctacgcagccatgatgttgtaattgatgcagtatgtggtctggcattgtcatgttggaaaatgcaaggtcttccctgaaagagatgacgtctggatgggagcatatgttgttctagaacttggatatacctttcagcattgatggtgcctttccagatgtgtaagctgcccgtgccacacacactcatgcaaccccataccatcagagaagcaggcttctgaactgagcgctgataacaacttgggttgtccttttcctctttagtccggatgacatggcgtcccagttttccaaaaagaacttcaaattttgattcgtctgaccacagaacagttttccactttgccacagtccattttaaatgagccttgttccagagaaaacgcctgcgcttctggatcatgtttagatatggcttcttttttgacctatagagctTTAGCCggatggcacggtggattgtgttcagtatttctgagcccatgttgtgatttccattacagtagcattcctgtatgtgatgcagtaccgtctaagggcctgaagatcacgggcatccagtatggttttccggccttgacccttacgcacagagattgttccagattctctgaatctttggatgatattatgcactgtagatgatgataacttcaaactctttgcaatttttctttgAGAAACTCTTTtttgatattgctccactatttttcgccgcagcattgggggaattggtgatcctctgcccatcttgacttctgagagacactgccactctaaGAGGCtcttttatacccaatcatgttgccaattgacctaataagttgcaaactGGTCCTcgagctgttccttatatgtacatttatctTTTCCGGCCTCTTTTTGCTACCTgacccaacttttttggaatgtgtagctctcatgaaatccaaaattaaccaatatttggcatgacatttcaaaatgtctcactttcaacatttgatatgttatctatattctattgtaaataaaaaataagtttattagatttgtaaattattgcattccttttttattaacaatttgtacagtgtcccaacttttttggaatcgggtttgtatatgtTGTTTACTATATATAAACATCTcttataataaaacattttcattgcagtgcaaaataaaaaatgtaatgatctcatttatttattttttaaattattgaaattttgcagattctgcaagaAGCATGTAACTTATCACTtcaaataataggctactatTCAACAAATAGTGCAATATGCTgctaaaatattttagagctgaGCTCTGATGGCACGGAAATCAACagacatgtctgtgattggctgcatCTCTCAGCGCTGCAAAAACACACTGGAAATAAAAACTTCGACGCTCTTCAGAGCGCAAATACACACTAGAGCATTCGCCAAATATGTTTCTGCCAAATCAGATGGGACCCCATGATTGCTTACCTCATTTATTGGTTAAGTCCGCCTCTGTGGAAGAGTGGGGGAACATCTCACAGCAAGAACTGGCAAATCTGGCTCAGTTCATGAGGATGAGATGAACTGCTAGTACTTAAAGGGGTGGTCACTTTTtcaactttagttagtgtgtaatgttgctgttagagcaaagcaacatctgcaaagttacgacgctcaaagttcaatgcaaagggagatattttcttttcaaataattcgttgtttaaggactacaacaaacagctggtaagGACTACAATAAGCTTCTTCCACGCTTAGTGACataactaaccctaaaatttacataaaccctgctcacaacacacaacaaagggggtgaggccatgttgggctgctttagagaagaggaagagttgttgtagtagagtgttgttaccatgccataattttacaccagactgcttcacaaacgaggatcaattcaacgctggatttgcacaaaagattaacatgacggcacatgctagtcaatgagttgaatcaactccacagcaactacatacatttctccactaaccgttcagaaacatccagttgcattctaaaagtaacttcttcctgagtctttccatcagtgtccgacaccagtttgaacaatgtaaggctgaacaccattactgacaatcatcattttggctgcgtgagattctccagctttgttgttgttgagcaaccgaggcgcgagctgttaaagctccgccctcttttggaaagcaggtcggaagcagcagctcatttttatttaaagggacacacgcaaaaatggcgtgtttttgctcacacctaaataggggcaaatttgacaagctataataaatgttctgtggggtattttgacctgaaacttcacagacacattctgggaacACCAGAgagttatattacatcttgtaataggggcattataggtcccctttaaagcagCTAGCGCCACACCAGATACTGACTGctgcttttgatttttttgttcaGGGATTCCTCTTTCTGTTTGTCAAATGTCTGTGAAATGTACATAGTTTATGTCTCAGTTGTGAAatctttttgtgttcatacaaatatttacacattAAGACATTtgctggggggaaaaaaactgttaaaagTGAGAggatattcatatttttttgagATTATATTATTTTCCTTGAGTTAGAAAAAAAGCAACATGAAACTGGGTCAAAATGTTACAATGTTGTATTCTAGATCCTGTACAACTTCACCTGAAAGACAGGCATGAAGCTGTTACACTCTTCTCTCTTAGGCAAAGTCTCACCAGTTCTGTTTTGCTTATCTAATCAAAGCTATTCAAAGGAACCAGCTTCGACTTCCTCTCACTTGCTCATTCTATCAAAGAAACACTCAAGTAAGACAGTCGAGAAGTTCCTTTGACTAAAATGCATCCCTCTGTCATCTTTCTGGGCCTTGCCATTACAATGTTGCTCTCTGAACACTGGGGAACTGCAACTGTGGTTGAAGACTTCAACCATGTTGAGAGATGCAAGGATTCACTGTATATGGGCACCCCTCCACGCGGCTTCAAAAGTGACAAGCTTAAGAAGATCTGCCAGCGCTACGCTGACAAACCCAGATACGTGACTCTGTACGACTCCCAAAACCGCATCCCAGTTTACTCTGCGTACACCTTCAAGAAAACAGAGGGCGATCGGCGTGTGGACTACCCCTGGATGTATGAACCTCAGGTATGAAACTattcactctcagaaaaaaaaggtacacAAAGCTGCCACAGGGGTAGCACCCTTTTgaaaggtactaatatgcagtgctgggtagattacttacaaattgtagTCCATTACAGAATACAGCTTGAtgaaaattgaaaaagtaatctatTGCATTACACATTGGGTAATATAATCGGACTACTTTTTAATTACTGTCCCAGTGACACCTTTTCATTTTTAAGATTGAGAGAAATGGCGTccttttttatggttttaatgATGTGGTGACCTACTTCCTAGCTTGCAGAGCTTGATGGGAATGGGAACATGTTGCCGTTCCCCACCGGATACTTGCACATGAAGTTTGAGGACAGCCAGGCGGTTTTGGATGACTACTCCGACGTGGTTCTGTACGAGCGAGGTCATCTGAACCCAGACCAGCACCAGTCAGACCCCCAGGACCGAGCGGCTACCTACACTCTCACCAACGTCGTGCCCGAAATCCGCGAGTTCAACATCGGTCCATGGCGCCAACACGAAGAGCGCATCCGCGTGCGCCTCAACAACTTCTGCCGGGGCACAGCCTACATCGTAACTGGGGTTACCACTACCGGAAATATGATCCGACGCAACAACCAGGACCGTGTTGCCATCCCCGAAGATGTGTGGTCTGCCTACTGCTGCACCGAGTACGACCGGAACGCGCCACACAACGTGCGCATCCGTTTCCCTACCCAAGCGGCCCTCGCCAAGAATGCAAAGGAGGGGAACACAGTCCAAGAGCTCTCAGTGCTGGATCTGGAGAGCTACCTGACAAACAGAATGGCCGTAGACAAGAACTTCCAGCTGTTCTATGATAACTGCGTCTCACCTTCACCTCTTCCTCCCTACCTTCATCATTCCAAATGATCCGACCTGCCTTCTGCTTATAGCTGTTTCATTTTTCTTGCTTTCTACTTTCCTGTAGCTTCTCTGTTTTCTTTATATAAAAggatttgaaataaaaactaaatgtaATCTAAAATctacataatgttacatttgGTTCGCAttattatacactaccgtttaaaagtacgattttgtttttaaagaaattaataaggaTTCGTTAAACTGGTCAAAAGGGCAGTAAATACATTtgatatgtgtgtatatatatatattcaaataaatattgttttgaattttctattcttCAATGAatccaggaaaaaaaaattgtatcatGGTTTACagaaaagcagcacaactgtcttcaacactgataataataagaatgtttaatgagcagcaaatcagcatattagaatgatttctgaagaatcatgtgacactgaagactgaaagcTGAAAATTTtaggctaaaaaaataaatatatatatatatatatatatatatatatatatatatatatatatatatatatatatatatataccagcccctaacatttgaatggtatagtgtataggcctataaaatatttttaatcatatttttgaGAATACTTAAGGAAAATTTGTCATGTTATGGTGTGAAACGattgtgtaatatttttttcctgtcAGCTCTCTGCTTCAActattttattgcttttatcTAAACATTAATCATTCTATATGCACAGAGTAATCATGGCAAAGTAACTCAATTTGCATATACATGCTACGTAGTTCACTGACACCACCTGAAGTTCtagattgtatttttttaaggatGAACAGGTGATCTTTCAGGGTGATATAAGATGGTGtgtgaaaacaaaaaatctgACATGTCACATTTTTCCAACCATGTTGATTCAATATATCATGACTGATACAAACCAATAAAAAATTTGGACAATTCTAGTTGTGTTTCATCATTACCCCCACTTGATCACAATTTTATATGATTAGCATGAATAATTTTCAGTAACAGACACTAAAATCAATATAACTTTGTGAGAAACACAGGGAGAGAAAGAGTTATGAACAAAATTAAAGTctcattatgatttttaaatcagATACTCAGTTGATCAGTTTATCATTTTAGgattacaaaaatgcattttgtaaGTTCTAGACAGTCCAAACTTTTGGTCATTATTCTaaggacaaaaagaaaaaaaatatatggcaTGGTAAAAGATGTGAAAAAATAGATGAATGTGGAAGATACAGTTGTTAGCCTGTGCACATTTGCCTTGAAACCTAGAAATGGCCAAACAAGAACATCTGCCCACATCTTGCTGTTATTCCGTATGACCTAACAATTCCATATATTCTGCCTAAATAACCATCTACAAACCATCCATATGTTCCCTTTAAAGTAGCATAAACGGCTTCTTAAAGAAATGGGACTTAGGAAATACAGCTATGAAAGTGCAGATTAATTCATACTGCAGGTCACATATAGGATAAGTCTTCAATGATTGACCACTGGAAACTGGATACCATATGAGTGAGATTAGCAAATTTGTGGGATATTCCTTTCATTTCTTAAGGCTGTAATCTAATCTCAGAGAGACACAAATGAGGAAGGATATGCAAATAAGGCTGAAAAAGCCTTAACTCTTTCTTTCTCTAACACGTATTCTCCATTGTATTCCCTTCTGTAAATTGTCTTTGGTTAATATTATGCTGGCAGTTATAATTTTGCAAAATGAATGGTAATTTTGCACAGCAATGGTAAATGAACTCAAGggaataaattatatgattctttctttctttgctgCTGGTTTCTGTGCAAGATGGAAGTAGTATGGAGTATTTTCCTGTTCTGGAAGCACATGTGGCCCAATGTAAATGATCAAAGTCCCCTGATCCCAGGTCAGCAAAAACACTGACAAATCAGATGCTTTCAATATCCCTAACTATTACAGAGCCTCAGGCTTGGGAGTTTAACACATGTCCCTCAGTCTTAAATCAACACAAGGCCCAAATATACAACATCCAAGCTGCAGTAAGGTGTTCAGAAGACACTAGTGTTAAGGAGGGCCCCAGGGCCCGACCCATAATCCATGCGAGCAACCTGAGCAGGATAACCTATTTCTACAGCTGTGACCAAACGATGCTGGATTTAATTCAGTAGCCTATTTGTACACTAGATGGTGCtggtgtcaaaaaaaaaaaaaaaaaaaaaaaaaaaaacctaatctTGACATTCTTCCAGTTAGAAGAAACATTCTTGAACAAATCTTGGATTATAACAGTTTTGATACGTAGGCtacaaaacatattaaataatcGTACAaatgagctggtttaagctggtctgCACCTTTTTCCCTTTCAACAAGACGTATGatgtaatatttgtttataattttatttatacgGTCACCAAATATTAGTGCTTCTGGGAAAGTTTAACAAGTTTGTCCCCTCAAACGTGAGACCACTTTCGTCACAGGACTGTACACTGAAAGTATATTGAGCAACACAGTGACTGCCAAACAGCGCAGACAGAACACACGCTGGAATACTATCAAGGACGCACGAGGAACAGGGTCATGAACGTGTCATATATAGTGCACTACGTGTTGTGCTGAAATCTGCACACATTGCGATCTGCAGATTGTGCAAAAAGGAACATAAAAGTCGGATTTAAGAACATTATGCATCTTAAAAATGCAGCTTGCGGATGCAAACGTTTTcaggtaagatttttttttttttttaatctaaggTGGagctaaattaaacaaaaaaattgtgtgatgtCGTAATAATAGGCTACTCACGTTTGTATCCTTGCCATGTCGGTCAAACAATTCTAAATTGCATTTAAGTAGCCTATTAGTCCTGTTGTATTATTTTAGCCTATTTAATAGCTAGTTTATAACAGTCCTATGAactcctttttatttatttatttattttttttttttgtagaaacgTGATACTgttattcaaaagtttggctATGAAAGATTTTAAATtagagaaattaatacttttattcaacaaaacgTTTCTGTTTCATATCAGTGCTGTTCTTTTGACCTTCATATTCaacaaagaatcttgaaaaaaaatgtatcagtgtttccacaaaaaatattaagctgcaGCAAATATTGTTTTCCACACTTATAATAATGTAGGCCTAGTGGGGCTATGAATTAACTGGTTGAACCCACTGAAGGATTCCATTCCCTGAGTCGGTGCTTTGAGTCTGTCTGAACTATAAATTCAACGAACAAGGCATCTTTTGTTTGTGAAAGAACTGAACCTGCTGATGACTGTGCGACATTTTAAGTGAATATGATCGTCAAAGTAATTTGGTATGTTCAACTTGATGCGGTGCTGCGCAAACCGATCGTTATGACATTAAAGTACCGCAAGAACGATTCGAAAACATACGGCTCCTTctgctctcgcggtactttgatgtcatacacagATCGGTCTGCGCAGCTTCACTTCAAGTCGAACACACCTATTCACTTGCCAGTTTCCACCACCTACTGTAACCACGCAACCTGCAGGAACCAGGAAATAATTCAATGAATGAATCTTTTTAGTAGCCCTATACTGATTCTAAATATTCAAGTTACTGCGGTGAATTaaaaccaaagtccctttaaagggatagttcacccaaaaatgaaaatttgatgtttatctgcttacccccagtgcatccaagatgtagaggactttttttcttcagtcgaatgcaaattatgatttttaactgcaaccgctgccgtctgtcagtcaaataatagcagtgattgtgaacttgaacaataagagtcgaaaaaacttccatagacaaatccaaattaaactctgcggctcgtgacggcacattgatgtcctaagacacgaaacgatcggtttgtgtgagaaaccgaacagtatttatatcattttttacctctaatacaccattaTGTCCAACCGCGTTCaactctgacaacggaagtgatgtctcgcgctcattgaagtatatgggcgagacatcacttccgtcatcacaatgcgttttttgacctcactaacaggaagctgaacgaagttggacatagtggtgtattagaggtaaaaattatataaataatgttcggtttctcgcacaaaccgatcgtttcgtgtcttaggacattgtgtcgtcacgagccgcaggtttcaattttgatttgtctaagcaagttttatttactgttatagttgaagttcccatctactgctattatttgactgacagacggcagcggttgcagttaaaaatctaatttgcgttcgactgaagaaaaaaagtcacctacatcttggatgcactgggtttaagcaaataaaaatcaaattttcatttttgggtgaactatcactttaagacaagtcatttcactcggcggccatctttgaaacgcctctcgggcatcctgggcatcatgcaatctctttgaatggggaaacatcaaattctccaaaactgttcaccaaccttacgattaaatttcatatttgaaatcaccaatgaaatctaacaacaaccggctcataaatgtagtttctaaacgctcgaatcatgacaaaaaaactatttttcagacTGGACCAacctaatgcgcatgcgcagacctataTGCGCGTCTCTTCAGAGGCGAGCGTATGACTGTTtttatagaaaccggtgattctaacggccgctgaagtgacgcgatgactttaccagtcagtGATTGGCTCTGACTGGTAATATtgcgccatattgcgcgttacactttctcccattcaaaacaatacgagtgacacgtcttatGTTATTTTATAGTCTGATTAAAACCAAAGTCGTCTtatgttattctatagtctttgattaAAACCCATCAACACTACACTGGAAAGCATTCCCCATGCAGCGAGCAGTATTAACAGTGTCAGTAGTGACACAGAATGATGAATCAGATAACTACATTCAGAAGATTTTATCCTGGAGAAAAAGAAACGAAGACTAGTCAAAGGCGCTACAATACACTAATAATTCCTGGAAAATGTAGTATTTGACCTGAACTGTGTAAAACGTGTTTTGCCTCGTCAATAGAATTATATGATTGAGCAACGTGTTGTAGCTGGACTTCCgtgggtagcgtggccgagcggtctaaggcgctggatttaggctccagtctctctggaggcgtgggttcgaatcccaccgctgccatcactttaaatgtctgatgtatcACAAAACTCTCATTTAGCATTAAACATTGTGCTTGTGTAACTGTATGTGAATGAACACCAGTAACCAATTAACAATACAACTTCAGATTAGGCAGTGAAGTTGCTTTGAATATGGGTCCATTTTTCATCTAATCTAGTTGGTCTGGTTGCAGTAACAGTGTCTCTCTTGTCTGTTCAGGTCTGGTGTCAGTTTTGATAGTGTTTGTGTGGCTGGGTGGAAACCAGGTCTCGTCCCTCAGACCCATCTGCGACCTGAGGGTTCTGGACCACTTTGTTCAAGAAGCTCGAGATTCTGAAGTCATCATGGTGAGGTTTCTATGTGATTCACACAGAATGACAAGTTATTTTCAGAAACACCACTTCATCTGTCTCTTGTTCTCTCAGCGAGGTTGCAGAGGAGGCTGTGGAGTGATGAAATCCTACTTTGTTCCTCTGACTAGAGTAGACTTTGCTGTTTGGGAACATATAGACGTGAGTCATAATGTCTATGTTTAAAATGACCAAATAGAGTGATGTAAAAGcatcattatattatattatattatattatattatattatattatattatatatttttcattttttgtaatttttatgttATTGTGATAAAGCAGCATAAAACCAACATTAATACAACATATTACACAAACATCAATATCCATTCTGCACAAACTCATTCATTGATCAGTTAAAGGTGCTTTAACTCTATTTTACagactattaaagggttagttcgcccaaaagtcatttattacttacactcatgctgttccacacccgtaagaccttcattaatctttggaacacaaattaagatattttaggtgaaatccgatgactcagtgacgCCTCCATAGggtgcaatgacatttcctctctcaagatccataaaggtactaaaaacatatttaaatcagttcatgtgagtacagtggttcaatattaatataataaagcgatgagaatatttttggtgcgccaaaaaaaccccaaaataacgacttatttagtgatggccgatttcaaaacactgcttcaggaagcatcggagcattatgaatcagcgtgaaCTAACACTTGAAAGCAAGTGTATTCTATTGTAAGCATTTTACAAAGCAGTGTGAAAGCATTTCTACTGACTGACAGACAGTAAAATCTATGTGTCCAGGTTCAGAGTCAGGCTGTGGAAGTCCAGACTGGACTGTCTCTGCTGGTTCAAGCCCTGAGTACAGCGAAGATAACAGTGAGCAACTCTCCTCTGGCCAGCACTCTGGATAACAACATCAGTAACATCCACAGCCTCGGCCAGATCCTGCACAGTCTTGATTTACAGGTATAGTAACGGCTGATGTCTATCAGAGCGAAGTCTTGTTTCTTCTTGACAGTTCTGACATCAACATCCAGCATGAACCTCTTTACTAATTTGGCATTCTAGGAAATTGTGTAAACGTGCAGGTTTAGTCAGGCTGCCCTTTAATTCCTCTCTCTCATGTTGGCTGCAGTCAAAGTGGCGGCGTGATTCTGGGAAGTGCGTTTTGTTTCCCCAAAGCTTGATAGTTCAGTGACTGTGAGGTGAAGTGCAGTGCTGTGCTGTGGAGCtgcatgtctgtgtgtttgcagGCATGCCATAATAGCTGTCCGTGAGTGGCGGATGTTGCAATAGTAGGATACTGACCTTTTAGGGAACTTCGTATTTTAACCTACTTCTGTCATGAAAGTGCAAAATGATTTCAAGAACAGCTCAGCTTTAGACATGACTCTAAACTGCAGCGATAGCAATATATTAATGCTCAggcaaaagtttggaataattacgatttttttaaatcttagacatgatccatcagaaatcattctaaaatgccgATTTggggctcaagaaacatttcttactatcaatgttgaaaacagttttgctactttttttttttttttaataaaaagctaaaaaaataaatatatatatttttttagaaaacttttataattataattttttataattattattttaatctgttttattcagtgttaacaatgagattatgtggtttttataatcagttaacactgcttttgttatttttcacaagatggacaaaatttgtcaccaaaaaagtcattcggtttaaccaaaatctCAGTTTTACCAAatacacttttggttataccgaatgacaatattttcaaacaatgctaacagtctgatatctagctagctacaatcaaacatttttaaattacaacattttccatgttttatagcggttgtaccaaatGACTTGATGGaaacatgcgtatgagcaattGAAAGCATTAATttttaagagagagttagtcactttgcttcatgaccatgtggacctgtgca
The nucleotide sequence above comes from Chanodichthys erythropterus isolate Z2021 chromosome 10, ASM2448905v1, whole genome shotgun sequence. Encoded proteins:
- the LOC137028368 gene encoding endonuclease domain-containing 1 protein, yielding MHPSVIFLGLAITMLLSEHWGTATVVEDFNHVERCKDSLYMGTPPRGFKSDKLKKICQRYADKPRYVTLYDSQNRIPVYSAYTFKKTEGDRRVDYPWMYEPQLAELDGNGNMLPFPTGYLHMKFEDSQAVLDDYSDVVLYERGHLNPDQHQSDPQDRAATYTLTNVVPEIREFNIGPWRQHEERIRVRLNNFCRGTAYIVTGVTTTGNMIRRNNQDRVAIPEDVWSAYCCTEYDRNAPHNVRIRFPTQAALAKNAKEGNTVQELSVLDLESYLTNRMAVDKNFQLFYDNCVSPSPLPPYLHHSK
- the epob gene encoding erythropoietin b, with the translated sequence MQTFSGLVSVLIVFVWLGGNQVSSLRPICDLRVLDHFVQEARDSEVIMRGCRGGCGVMKSYFVPLTRVDFAVWEHIDVQSQAVEVQTGLSLLVQALSTAKITVSNSPLASTLDNNISNIHSLGQILHSLDLQQARSTVLPDDSAPASSQMQEVSSLPELLQVQSSFLRGKVRLLLSAAPACQRQNS